One Halomonas sp. THAF5a genomic region harbors:
- a CDS encoding alpha-galactosidase, whose translation MTRTASPQAPHSQYLPDERWLTLTAAGLQLQLDLDQGLPRLAHLGRPLAVDPATQRRLGAGATPQASLDRLAPNTLFNDAGRGFPGQPALSGDRDGQDWLTDLRVVDVACHEDDGGAHARLTLRDAPSQLAVDLSVELGAEGVLRLQTTLHNPAKTPYRLDWLAAACLPLPVRFEECLTFGGRWVQEFTEARHVIGEGTLALENRRGRGSHQRVPSIVVGTPGFSEQRGEVISAHLAWSGNHRVLVERQFDGSTQLQLGALLLPGERTLAAGESITTPEVVLAWSDSGLNGASQRQHAALRARLDWPQADKPRPVHVNTWEALYFDHDAARLEELVQAAGEVGAERFVLDDGWFVGRDGERAALGDWYLDPGKYPQGLGPLIESVHARGMEFGLWVEPEMVNPDSELYRRHPEWILGLPEREQPLGRYQCVLDLTRPEVGDYLFERLDALLTEYPIRYLKWDMNRDLTHAASLAGEHAGRPAPHAQVEALYALLARLRAAHPAVEIESCASGGARTDHGILRHTHRVWTSDCNDPHERVHIQRGAGRFLPPELLGAHIGPEHAHTTSRRTSLAFRASTALFGHLGLELDVSRLDATERAELRGWIERYKALRGLLHGGIGWRLDCLDPHQHAHGVVAPDGGEALFNVSQLSMPRHALPAPQPLAGLDPVRRYRVELLELPEHPERRMKALPAWVEAQFDRGEVLEASGEQLMTLGLALPVLDPDQALLLHLRACD comes from the coding sequence ACCCCCCAGGCGAGCCTCGACCGGCTGGCGCCCAACACCCTGTTCAACGATGCCGGGCGCGGCTTCCCGGGCCAGCCGGCCCTCAGCGGCGACCGCGACGGCCAGGACTGGCTCACCGACCTGCGCGTCGTCGATGTCGCCTGCCACGAGGACGACGGCGGCGCCCATGCCCGGCTGACCCTGCGAGACGCGCCGAGCCAGCTGGCGGTCGACCTCTCGGTGGAGCTCGGCGCCGAGGGCGTGCTGCGCCTGCAGACCACCCTCCACAACCCGGCGAAGACACCCTACCGGCTCGACTGGCTGGCCGCCGCCTGCCTGCCGCTGCCGGTGCGCTTCGAGGAGTGCCTGACCTTCGGTGGGCGCTGGGTGCAGGAATTCACCGAGGCCCGCCACGTGATCGGCGAGGGCACCCTGGCCCTGGAGAACCGCCGCGGTCGCGGCTCGCACCAGCGCGTGCCGTCCATCGTCGTCGGCACGCCCGGCTTCAGCGAGCAGCGCGGCGAGGTGATCAGCGCGCACCTGGCCTGGAGCGGCAACCATCGGGTGCTGGTCGAGCGCCAGTTCGACGGCAGCACTCAGCTGCAGTTGGGGGCCCTGCTGCTGCCCGGCGAGCGCACCCTGGCCGCGGGCGAGTCGATCACCACGCCCGAGGTGGTGCTGGCCTGGTCCGACAGCGGCCTCAACGGCGCCAGCCAGCGCCAGCATGCCGCCCTGCGCGCCCGCCTCGACTGGCCCCAGGCCGACAAGCCGCGCCCGGTGCACGTCAACACCTGGGAGGCGCTCTACTTCGACCACGACGCCGCCCGGCTCGAGGAGCTGGTACAGGCCGCCGGCGAGGTCGGCGCCGAACGCTTCGTGTTGGATGACGGCTGGTTCGTCGGCCGCGACGGCGAGCGCGCCGCCCTCGGCGACTGGTACCTCGATCCGGGCAAGTACCCCCAGGGGCTCGGCCCGCTGATCGAGTCGGTGCACGCCCGGGGCATGGAGTTCGGCCTGTGGGTCGAACCCGAGATGGTCAACCCCGACAGCGAGCTCTATCGCCGCCATCCGGAGTGGATCCTCGGCCTGCCCGAGCGCGAGCAGCCGCTGGGGCGCTACCAGTGCGTGCTGGACCTGACCCGCCCCGAGGTCGGCGACTACCTGTTCGAGCGCCTCGATGCGCTGCTCACCGAGTACCCGATCCGCTACCTCAAGTGGGACATGAACCGCGACCTGACCCATGCCGCCAGCCTGGCCGGCGAGCACGCCGGTCGCCCGGCGCCCCACGCCCAGGTCGAGGCGCTCTATGCCCTGCTGGCACGGCTGCGCGCCGCCCACCCGGCGGTGGAGATCGAGAGCTGCGCCTCGGGCGGGGCCCGCACCGACCACGGCATCCTGCGCCATACCCACCGGGTCTGGACCTCGGACTGCAACGACCCCCATGAGCGCGTGCATATCCAGCGCGGCGCCGGGCGCTTCCTGCCGCCGGAGCTGCTCGGCGCCCACATCGGCCCCGAACACGCCCATACGACCTCGCGGCGCACCAGCCTGGCCTTCCGCGCCAGCACCGCCCTGTTCGGCCACCTGGGCCTGGAGCTGGACGTCAGCCGGCTCGACGCCACCGAGCGCGCCGAGCTCCGGGGCTGGATCGAGCGCTACAAGGCGCTGCGCGGCCTCCTGCACGGCGGCATCGGCTGGCGGCTGGATTGCCTCGACCCACACCAGCACGCCCATGGCGTGGTCGCCCCCGACGGCGGCGAGGCGCTCTTCAACGTCAGCCAGCTTTCCATGCCGCGCCACGCCCTGCCGGCGCCGCAGCCGCTGGCAGGCCTCGACCCCGTTCGGCGCTACCGGGTCGAGCTGCTCGAGCTGCCCGAGCACCCGGAGCGGCGCATGAAGGCGCTGCCGGCGTGGGTCGAGGCCCAGTTCGACCGGGGTGAAGTGCTGGAAGCCAGTGGAGAGCAGCTGATGACGCTGGGCCTGGCACTGCCGGTGCTCGACCCCGACCAGGCCCTGCTGCTGCACCTGCGCGCCTGCGACTGA